A genome region from Candidatus Bathyarchaeia archaeon includes the following:
- a CDS encoding PH domain-containing protein, with protein MSKDYGFDLLKDEKLDVLIRPHPLSFMRYYATSIYLLLLTIALNEVYRTYIKSNQALLDFLKNLFAIIPWIRLESLLLLLILWAILVLSGLIIGVLWVSKMPLIYMVLIGVAGTILEIYFPEPPEILSLPKPLWVLIISFIVGFLLVEAYRRGHRYFLTNYRIVTVKRFITREVREIMYDKIADIYIDQGLLGRIFNYGTIIPVSESGFGLGEDAALASLSAAAPIGKKGVMGVSVGGKRGVSRPRAATYFSLYGVPDPRRIRGIIGERQLEFKEAPILRRIEDLLREEKKSKEKEGG; from the coding sequence ATCCTTCATGAGATATTATGCTACAAGCATATACTTGCTTCTCTTGACTATAGCGCTAAATGAGGTTTACAGGACATATATAAAGTCTAATCAAGCGCTCTTGGATTTTCTAAAGAATCTATTCGCGATAATCCCATGGATAAGGTTGGAGAGCCTATTGCTACTGCTTATTCTCTGGGCTATTCTAGTGCTGAGCGGGCTTATAATTGGCGTCTTATGGGTTAGTAAGATGCCCCTAATCTACATGGTTCTGATAGGCGTTGCTGGAACAATTCTTGAAATATACTTCCCCGAACCACCTGAAATTCTATCTCTTCCTAAGCCATTATGGGTTCTTATAATCTCGTTTATAGTGGGATTTCTATTGGTGGAAGCCTACCGCCGAGGGCACAGATATTTCCTAACGAACTATAGGATTGTAACCGTTAAGAGGTTTATCACTAGGGAGGTTAGGGAGATTATGTATGATAAGATAGCCGACATATACATTGACCAAGGGCTGCTTGGGAGAATCTTCAATTATGGCACAATCATACCTGTATCAGAATCCGGCTTTGGGCTTGGGGAGGACGCTGCCCTAGCCTCCCTATCGGCTGCAGCGCCAATTGGGAAGAAGGGGGTAATGGGCGTGAGTGTTGGCGGCAAGAGGGGTGTGAGTAGACCTAGGGCTGCAACATACTTTTCGCTATATGGGGTGCCGGATCCGAGGAGGATTCGCGGAATAATAGGGGAGAGGCAGCTAGAATTTAAGGAGGCACCGATTCTAAGGAGGATTGAGGATTTATTAAGGGAGGAAAAGAAAAGTAAAGAGAAAGAGGGAGGATAG